Within Candidatus Cloacimonadaceae bacterium, the genomic segment CCGACGTCCCCGTCGGCGATAGTAGCGATGAACTTGGCACATCTGCCAATTTCGTAAACCATCCAGAAATCTGTAGCCGATCCTGCGGACATGAACCGACGGGGACGTCGGTAATTCCATAATCTCATGGGACGTCGGTAATTCCATATACTTCCACACATTCACCGGTTATATATTTGATAAATCTCTATCACCAAACACATCAGTATATTACATTCTATACTCCAATTATTTCCAATAGCCTGTCAGTGTCATAATAAGCTAAAAAACATGGATAATAGCGATATTATGCTTTCCTAAGCTTCAAAAAATAAGTGATTTAGCTGCTTGACAAAAGCAGTGCTCTGAAAATTCTTGAAGTTTGCGGTGCCGAGACTGGTATGCAGATCACGCAGTTGTTTCAATATCACAGGGTTTGCGCATGGTGTGTGAATAATGTGTATTACATGTGGATAACTTCCAAATACGGAACGTGTTTTCAGTTGGTAAGTTAGTCACAACTATCATAATTTACAGTCAGCTACTGTGTGTTTCAAAGATGCAGGCCGCTTGTGGCACGCTCTGTGGATAAATAAATCTTTTTATAGGGATAGAGAAATGGATCAAGACATCTGGCAGAACATTTTGGACAAGCTTGAGGAGAACATCAATCCCCAAAGTTTTCGCACCTGGTTTTCGGAAACGAAACTGGTGGACATGAACGACAAGGCATTGATCATCCGGGTTCCGACGCAGTTTGCGGCAAATTATCTGAATCAAAACTACACCGAGGCATTGGGAGAGATTTCTTTTGCCCTCTACAACCGTCGCTATCAGGTGCAGTTCGTTTCCCAGCCCCATCGTCCCAGTCAGGATAAAACTGGGCTGACGGAATATGGTTCAAACCGCGTGGTGCTCAATTCCAAGCTCAATGACCGCTTCAATTTCGATCAATTCGTAGTGGGTAAAAACAACAATTTTGCAAATTCAGCGGCAAGGGCAGTGGCGGAATCTCCCGGTTATACATACAACCCGCTTTTCATCTATGGCGAGAGCGGAATGGGCAAGACGCATCTGATGCAGGCGATCGGAAACTTTGTGCTCAAAGAAGGACGCAATTGCAGCATCTATTATACTACCAGCGAGGAATTTACCAACGAAATGATCGAATCCATCCGCGGCAACAAAATGCAGAATTTCAGAAACAAGTTCCGCAAGATCGATGTGCTATTAGTGGATGACATCCATTTCCTCTCCCGCAAGGAAGGCACTCAGGAAGAGTTTTTCCACACCTTCAACGCGCTTTTTGACAACCGTAAACAGATCGTGCTGACCTCTGACCGTCCGCCAAAGGACATTCCAGATCTGGAAAAAAGACTGGTGACACGCTTTGAAAGCGGGCTGCTATGTGATCTGAAGGAACCGGATTTTGAGACCCGTGTGGCGATCCTGCGCAAAAAAGCGGAGCCGGAAAACATCCAGCTCATGGACGAAGTTTTCAATTTCATCGCCCAATCAATCTCCTCCAGCGTTCGTGCTCTGGAAGGATCACTGATCCGCATCCTCGCCTATGCTTCATACAACAAGCTTAATCCTGAGGATATCGATACCGATGTGGCGAGAACCATCCTTAGCGACATGATCAGCGAAGTCCGAAAAGACATCACGATGGACGCCATCACTCAACAGGTTTGCATCGCATACAACATCACCATTCCCCAGATTGTGGACAAAACCCGCAAACAAAACGTCTCTTTTCCGCGACAGGTGGCGATGTATCTGGCAAATCTGCTCATTCCGCAGCTTTCTCTCAAGGAGATTGCGGAATATTACAAAAGAAAAGACCACACCACCGTCCTCCATGCCAAAAAAATGATTGAAAACCAGTTTCGTGAAGACGTCAGTTTCCGTTCCCACATCGAAATGCTGATCAAGAATATCAGACACTAAGCAAGCAGATGAACCGAAAATCTTTGTCATCCAATACGATAGCTCATCTTCCAGATTTCTTTCCACAGTCGTGGAGAGTATTCTGTGCAAGGATGTGCATAAGTATGCGGCAAAAGATCCGCGATTCAAAACAGTGGATAAGCTGGCACAAAATCCTTTGTTTATCCACAATTTGTCCACAGCACCGGCACCTTTCTTACTGCTTTGAAGGCAGTGTGTTAAAAAAAAGGTTGACCGTTTATCCCCTTATACACAGTGCCTACTAATACTACTAATCTAAATAAGAACTCTTTTAGGATTATATTTATGATGATGTTCAGAAAGACCTTTGGAATCACGCTGAGCGTGATTTTGATCCTGTTTGCAACAGCTTGCACCAGGAAAACCAACCCAACCGGAAACAACTGGTCGGACGTGAGACCTTTGAGTTTCACAGACAGCACTTCTTTTGACATGGGTTTCAGCTATGCGGCTACGAAAACCGTAAGCGGAAATGAAAGCAATCTGTTAGTCGGAAACTTTGAGGGATTGCAGGCGGCGGCGGTGATGCGTTTCACCGGTTTGCCCAAGGATTTTTCCATCCCGGTGGGCTATCAGGATTCCACCTATCTGGAACTGACCCTGGTGCGCCGTTCCCCTTTGATCCGTTATCCCGTCAATCTTGACGTGTATAAACTCAATCAAGTCTGGGCGGCGGATTCCACCAATTCGATCCAGGACGCGAACATGACCTTGATTTCGACGCAGTGCTTTACGATTCCGGATACGGTTTTGGCGGCTGGGACGGAGGTTCGCATCCCGATTCCGGTCTCCGCGATTCAAAATTGGTTCAATGCCTCCGACGCGGATACCCTGGGCTGGAATCTGGTGATCAAAAGCAACGTTGGTGCCTGGGTGGAAATGCGGGCAACAGAAACGGGCAGAGGACCTTCATTGCGGTTCAAATACTTCAGCGGCACACCGGCGGCGGAGAAAGAATATAAAAACCGCGCCACGCGAGACAGCTATCGCGTCGATACGGATCTGGCGCCGCTTCTCACAGATCAATGGGTGATCCGAAATATCAGTCCCTCCCGCATCTATGTGAAGTTTTTGGACAACTTTGATCTCTATAAGGATATGAATGGAGCAGTGTTAGACGCTCTATCCCGCCAGCGGCTCACGATCAACAAGGCGGAGCTGATCTTCCACGTGAAGGAAAATCCCTATTACGGCAGTTCGGTTCAATACAGCCTGCGCGGAGATCGAGTATCAAGGGATTCGATACTCACCGCGATAGAACTAACCGATACGGATGCCGTTTCCGGAATCACGACCACAACCTTTATCCGGGGCGACAGCGTCGTCGTAAATATCACTCCACTTGTCCAGGGATACACCTCCGGAAATCAAGCCAATAAAGGCGTTATCATCCGTTCAATGCAGGAGATGCTCAATTTTGGCAAATTGGAGCTCTGGCATTTCAATGACGCACCGGCAGGCAAAAAACCCAAGCTGAGAGTCACCTACACTCCGCCATATCTATAAGCTATGAAAAAACTTCCGTTGGTTTTGCTGATCCTTGCGCTGCTGTTTTTCATGTCCTGTAAAATGGGCAAACAGAGCGGCACTCCTTTGGCGCAGGTCAACGAGGATATCCTTTCTTTGGAAGGATTCAAATCCACTTTCAGCGAAGAGGAATGGAATAAACTGAGCTCCGAGCATAAAAAGAAATACGTCGAGGACTGGGTAAACGTCACCCTTCTGGCTCAGGAAGCTGACCAAACCGGCTTGGGCAAGGAAACTGCAACGCGGCAACGCATCGAATATGCCACCAAGAAGATCAAGGCAAACGCGCTCATCGCGCAAAAACTTTCCCAGATACAAGTGACAGATGATCAGCTCTTTAACTACTATCGCATCCATCAGGCGGACTTTACGAAGAACAGGATGGAATATAATGTGCAACGCATCTTTCTCAAGGACAAGATCGCTGCCGAAGCGCTGTATGAAAAAATCGCCGGTGGAACGAGCTTTGACGAGGCTGTTTTTAGCTATTCCCAGGAAAACCTGCGGGATAATTTTGGCAACATGGGCTTCGTCAATGCCATTGGAGCCGATTCCCTCTTTTGGCAAGCCGCGCGCAAGCTCAGGGACAAGGAATTGGGGCTGCTCGCTGCCGGCGGTGGCTGGTATATTATACGCCACATTAGCACTCGCGAAGGAACTGAGCCTGCCGGATTTGAAGAATATCGAGCGGAGATCAGAACCAGGATCCTGCTGGACAAACAGGAAGATATCTATCAGAGCCTGCTGCGCGAGCTCAAGATGCGCAACGACAAAATCTATTATTATTAGGATAAAAGAATGAAGAGATTACTTATTGCAATGCTGTTAATGCTTTGCTTGACAATGATCAACGCCGAACTCGTGGATCGCATCGTCGCCAAGATCGGAAGCGACATCATCCTGATGAGCGACGTCCACAAACAGATGATGCAGATGCAAAGCGCCAAAAAACTCACCCCAGATATCACACCAAAAGACGTTTTGAATCAGATGATCGAGCAGAAAGTGCTGCTGCAGAAAGCCCGCGAATTGGGCATCAAAGTGGATGAAACCAAGATCAAAACCTTTGCCGACCGCTATATCAGAGAGATCAGAGCCCGCTATCCCTCCGAGGCGGAATTCAACGTCGATCTCGCCAAAATGAAGCTCACCCAGGCGGATTTGCTCAAATACTATATGGATATGCTCACGGAAAACGCCATGACGGAGCAATTGGTGGATCGTTTCGTATCATCCAAGACGGTGGTTTCCGAAACCAAAATACGCAATTTTTATGAGACCACAAAGGATTCCCTGGCAGTGCGTCCCGTATCCTGGAAGACGGGAATGATCATGCGGGAGATCAATGCCAGCAAAGCCACCCAGGAAGAAAAGCTGAACCGGATGAAAGCTATCCGTGAGCGTGCGATGTCCGGCGAGGATTTTGCCGCTTTGGCAAACCTTGAAAGCGATTGTCCCAGCAAGGCAAGGGGCGGAGACCTTGGCTATTTTCGCAAAGGAATGATGGTCAAAACCTTTGAAAATGCCGCTTTCAAGCTTGGCATCGGCGAAGTGAGCGATGTCGTCAAGACCGAATTTGGCTATCACCTGATCAAAGTCGAGGAAAAACGCGGCGAGGAAATACGTGCGCGACACATACTCAAAATCCTCACTCCCACGTTGCAGGACAGCGTGGCAGCCTTTGATCTGATGGAAAATATCCGCGCCCGCTATCTCAGAGGAGAGGATTTTTCCACGCTTGCCACTCAATTTAGCGAAGATGTCGATACCGCTTCCAAGGGTGGGATAATCGGAGATTTTGCCCAGGAAGAAATGCCGCCTCTCTTTGCCACAGTGCTGATGTCCACCCCAATCGGCGAGCCGACCGAAGTGCTGGAAAACGAAGGCATGCTCTATCTTTTCGTGCGCCTCAAGGAATATCCTTCCAGGCTTTACACCTATGACGAGATCAAAGACGAAATCGGCAAATTCCTCTTCCAGAACAAACAAATGAAAGTTTATGACGAATGGGTGGCGGAATTGATCGCCGCATCCTACGTCCAGATCATGATTTAGATGCAATCGCGCAGATTTGATCTCGTCACCTTTATCGCCAGTCTTTTCGGCACCGGATTTTTGCCTTTTATGCCGGGAACTTTTGGCACAGCGGTGGCGGCGCTCATATATTTTATCCTGCCGGGAGCTTGGTTTCACGGCGTGCCGGCATATATCTTTGCCGCCGCGCTGATCGTATTTTCGCTTGCCGCGTCCTTGATTTCCACTTTGGCGGAGAAACGCCTTGGGCACGACGCGCCTCAGATCGTGATCGACGAACTATGCGGCTATTTCGTTGCCGTGCTATTTCTGCCCCACGGACTGATGACCGCGATCTACGCATTTGTGCTGTTTCGAGTTTTTGATATCGCCAAGCCATTTCCGGCAAACCGCGCACAGAAAGTTTCAAAAGGCTGGGGTGTCGTCCTCGATGACCTCGTAGCCGGTTTTTATGCCAATATAGCTTTGCAAATACTAATCAGAATATTCCCAAGATTCTTTGGAATATAGGAGAAACAAATGACATATATGCTACTTCAAGCCGCCGACAAAGGCACAGGAGGACTCTTCGGAAGTCCGATCATCTTCATGGTACTGATCTTCGGCATCATGTATTTTCTCATGATCCGTCCCCAGCAAAAGCGTCAGAAAGAGATGCAGAAGATGCTTGAAAGCCTGCAAGTGAACGACAAAGTGCTCACTTCCTCCGGAATCTACGGCAGAGTCGTATCGATCAAACCGGACAAAAACATCATCGTCATCGAGATCGACGAGACAAATAAGATCCGGGTCGATTTCCAACGCTCCGCCATCGCCAGCATCCTCAATCTCACCGACAAGGAACCAGCCAATCGATCATGACATATCTTCCCAAACTTCTTCCGGTGCGCGTTTACGGAGACGAGATGCTGCGCCGCAAGGCAGATGAAATCGAATCTATCACAGACGAAATCCGCGAGTTCATTCAAGACCTCGTCCACACGATGTATCTGCGTGACGGCGTCGGACTCGCGGCACCGCAGGCAGGTAAAAGCATCCGCGTCTTCGTGATGGATCCTCTCTGGAGCAGAGAAGGCAACGAGAAAAACCCCGTCGCTCTGATCAACCCGGTGATCGAAAGCTATGCCGGCGAAAGCGAAAATGAGGAAGGCTGCATCAGTATTCCCGGCATATTTGCCAATGTCTGCCGTCCCTCCCGCATCGGATATTCCTACACGGATATCGATGGAAAGCAGCACTGCGAAAGCGCCGAAGGTTTTGATGCAATCGTCTTCCAGCACGAATTTGACCACCTCGAAGGAGTGCTGTTTACAGACCGCATCGGCAGCCTCGCCAAGCTGAAACTCAAGCGCCGCCTCAAGGAACTGGAAAAAGGCACCGTCAACGGAGAGAACATCCGCACGGATATCTTTATTGCGGACGAAGACGAATGAAGCCGCTCAGGATCATATTTATCGGCAGCTCGGAGTTTGGTATTGCTGCGCTGAAACGCATCAGCGAAAGTGTCAAACCGCTGCTGGTGATCACTCAGCCGGATCGTCCTCAAGGCAGAAACCTGTCATCGGCTCCCTGTCCTTTGGCAAAAAGCGCCGCGGAGCTTGGCATCAAATTATTCAAGCCCGATAACATCAATTTCGAGGAAACGCTCCA encodes:
- the dnaA gene encoding chromosomal replication initiator protein DnaA, with protein sequence MDQDIWQNILDKLEENINPQSFRTWFSETKLVDMNDKALIIRVPTQFAANYLNQNYTEALGEISFALYNRRYQVQFVSQPHRPSQDKTGLTEYGSNRVVLNSKLNDRFNFDQFVVGKNNNFANSAARAVAESPGYTYNPLFIYGESGMGKTHLMQAIGNFVLKEGRNCSIYYTTSEEFTNEMIESIRGNKMQNFRNKFRKIDVLLVDDIHFLSRKEGTQEEFFHTFNALFDNRKQIVLTSDRPPKDIPDLEKRLVTRFESGLLCDLKEPDFETRVAILRKKAEPENIQLMDEVFNFIAQSISSSVRALEGSLIRILAYASYNKLNPEDIDTDVARTILSDMISEVRKDITMDAITQQVCIAYNITIPQIVDKTRKQNVSFPRQVAMYLANLLIPQLSLKEIAEYYKRKDHTTVLHAKKMIENQFREDVSFRSHIEMLIKNIRH
- a CDS encoding peptidyl-prolyl cis-trans isomerase, encoding MKKLPLVLLILALLFFMSCKMGKQSGTPLAQVNEDILSLEGFKSTFSEEEWNKLSSEHKKKYVEDWVNVTLLAQEADQTGLGKETATRQRIEYATKKIKANALIAQKLSQIQVTDDQLFNYYRIHQADFTKNRMEYNVQRIFLKDKIAAEALYEKIAGGTSFDEAVFSYSQENLRDNFGNMGFVNAIGADSLFWQAARKLRDKELGLLAAGGGWYIIRHISTREGTEPAGFEEYRAEIRTRILLDKQEDIYQSLLRELKMRNDKIYYY
- a CDS encoding peptidylprolyl isomerase; this translates as MKRLLIAMLLMLCLTMINAELVDRIVAKIGSDIILMSDVHKQMMQMQSAKKLTPDITPKDVLNQMIEQKVLLQKARELGIKVDETKIKTFADRYIREIRARYPSEAEFNVDLAKMKLTQADLLKYYMDMLTENAMTEQLVDRFVSSKTVVSETKIRNFYETTKDSLAVRPVSWKTGMIMREINASKATQEEKLNRMKAIRERAMSGEDFAALANLESDCPSKARGGDLGYFRKGMMVKTFENAAFKLGIGEVSDVVKTEFGYHLIKVEEKRGEEIRARHILKILTPTLQDSVAAFDLMENIRARYLRGEDFSTLATQFSEDVDTASKGGIIGDFAQEEMPPLFATVLMSTPIGEPTEVLENEGMLYLFVRLKEYPSRLYTYDEIKDEIGKFLFQNKQMKVYDEWVAELIAASYVQIMI
- a CDS encoding phosphatidylglycerophosphatase A — its product is MQSRRFDLVTFIASLFGTGFLPFMPGTFGTAVAALIYFILPGAWFHGVPAYIFAAALIVFSLAASLISTLAEKRLGHDAPQIVIDELCGYFVAVLFLPHGLMTAIYAFVLFRVFDIAKPFPANRAQKVSKGWGVVLDDLVAGFYANIALQILIRIFPRFFGI
- the yajC gene encoding preprotein translocase subunit YajC, which produces MTYMLLQAADKGTGGLFGSPIIFMVLIFGIMYFLMIRPQQKRQKEMQKMLESLQVNDKVLTSSGIYGRVVSIKPDKNIIVIEIDETNKIRVDFQRSAIASILNLTDKEPANRS
- the def gene encoding peptide deformylase, with the translated sequence MTYLPKLLPVRVYGDEMLRRKADEIESITDEIREFIQDLVHTMYLRDGVGLAAPQAGKSIRVFVMDPLWSREGNEKNPVALINPVIESYAGESENEEGCISIPGIFANVCRPSRIGYSYTDIDGKQHCESAEGFDAIVFQHEFDHLEGVLFTDRIGSLAKLKLKRRLKELEKGTVNGENIRTDIFIADEDE